AATCATAGTAAAATATTGCGCTATTCCGGCTGTTTCTATCTAGTCGAAATATATCCGGTTATAGACGAGCTGACCTTCTCCATGACGGAAACTACCCGGCGTCTCCCCCGTAATTTTACGGAACCATTTAATAAAATAACTGCCGCCGGAATAGCCCACCTGCTCCGCGATCCGTTCAACGCTCCAGTCGGATTCCTTCAGCAGCCGGATCGCCTCTTTAATCCGCACCTGATTCAAATAATCGTTAGGCGACATGCCTACCGTTCTGGTGAACAGGCGAAGCAGATGATATTTCGACAAGCTAAGCTGGTCGGCCAGTTGATCCAGACTGATCATATTTTCATAATGCGCATCGATGTAAGAGACTGCCTCTTTCACCTTAAGCGGCCATTCCTTTGCATCCTCTTGCGGAGCGAGCGCGAACCGGCACAGCTCGGAGATGAACTGATACACATAAGAAGAAGCCGTATACGGCTCCTTGACCCGGCCGGCATGAGCTTCTTCGTACATGCTTTGCAGCAGCCGTATTGGACGGCTTCCTGCCGGCAAGAAAGGAGTATCTCCTAGCTGCTTCTTCACCTCTTCCCAATTCGGGAGAATAAGAGACGGACGAATCAACACGAATATAAAAGACCAATGCGATCCGTCGGGCGGAAAATAATAGCGGTGATCTCCGGGGATCTCCGTCATAAAAGCTTGTCCCGCCTGGATCCGTAAGGTCTCCGTCCCTCTCTCGTAAATCCCTTCTCCATCAAACGTATATTGAAATAACAGCAGCGGTCCGTCATTCCGGGTCAAACCGTCCCAGCGGTAATGCTGGTCCCGAATGACATCTTGTCCGATTGCAAATAGGTTGCATAGGGCCAGATGCTCCGGCATTGTAAAACGGAATCCAAATGTTCCCGTGCTTGTTAATTGACCTGCGTTCATCCTTATTCCCCGCTTTATTCGGCCAGTCCGTCCAACTGGCGGGCTGCCGCAAGTGCCTGTGTCCGGGAGGATACGCCAAGCTTGGCGTAGATCCTGGACAGGTAGACTTTTACCGTACCTTCCTTTAAAGCCAGTTTTGCCGCGATTTGTTTGTTAGGAGCACCTTGTCCCAATAACCGAAGGATAAAGGTTTCTTGCTCTGTTAAAGGCTCGATCAACGCCGGTTGTGGTTGAGAAGGATTCTCCAGCTCCGGGATGTATTCCAGCAGCCCCTTCACATAATCAAGCGATACACGCTGCCAAGCATCTTGATCAGCCTCTCGCAGCCGTTGCTCCGTGTACATCTGCAGCAGCCTTTTCATTGGGATCCCCTCGTCAACAAAGCTGCGAATATAACCGTTCGTCTCACCGATGACAAGCGCTTCATGAAGAATGTGCATTGCCTCACCGCGATTACCGCGCTGATATTCCGCCAACGACTGTACAATACTGATCTCTGTCCGAACAAGAAGGCAATGGTCCTGTTCTAACGAAGATTTGATAAATTCCAATTGCTTCAAAGCTTCGGTTGTTTTCCCTTGCGCGGTCAGTATTCTGGCATACACGGTATACTCTATCCAACGATTAGACGCCGGTTGAATGCGGTCCGACATGCGTAGTTTGGATATCTCCGATTTGGCTTCCGCGAGTTTGTCTTCCTTCGCATAAAGATGGGCACGGCTTGCGCGAAGCGGATACAGCCAGTGATACTCGCCTTTTTGGTCCGCCATCTGGATGGCTTCGTCGATCGCTTCATGCGCTTTCTGAAACTGGCCGTTAGCGGCATGAATGCGTGACAGCGTAATCCGGTTAGGAACAAACAAGCCTGCCGTCTGTCTGGCCCTGTCGGATTGTTCGAGTTTGCGGACAAGCTGCAGGCTGTCGCTTTGCCTGTTCCATTCATAATAGCCTTCGCTTAGGGCTTGAACGACATACAAATTAATGAGCGATTGCCCCCATCCGTGCTGCTCCAGTACGGATACGAACCGCTGACCGATCCGTTCGGTATCGGCCGACAAAATGCCCTTCAAGCCAAAGGCCGTCCGCCTGACGAGCGGCTCAATCATGTTGTAATTAAAGTTGTAGAAGATCGGATCCTCCGGCAGCACCCCTTGAAGCCGGTAGCCGACAAACGAATCCCATTGCTCGTAACGTCCCGTATAGAAGAGCAGGTTCGATTGGAGAAACAGCATCCCTCCCTGCAACGGCTCAAGCTCAGCCGCGGTCTCGGGCTGTTCGTATCTTTTCTCCAGCTTCTCAACGGTTTCCGCGGAAAAATGCATCTGTCCCGTTAACATATAAGCAAAAGCCTGATATATCAATAAACTCGCCGGTATCGGAATATGCTCGGAGACTGCCTGTATGCGTTCAAGCAGCGAAGCAAGCTCGCCTTGTTTCAGCGCATCCGGAATATATTCTTCTAATCTCTCCGCAGCTTCCTTGTAGTTTTCTCCGGCTATGGCATGGTCGATTGCTTTATCAAGCATCCCTCTGGCAGCAAACGCTTGACTTGCCGCATGATGATATTGCAACCATTGCCCGCTGCTCCGTGAGCGGAGACGGTTCTTCAAAAATTCGGCAAACAGCGAGTGGTACCGGAACCAGCCGTTATGATTATCCAGCGGAATAACAAACAGATTGAGGGTACGAAGCTGCTCCAGCATCTCGCGGCTGTCCGAGCGGTAAAACGCCTGATTGCAGACCTCCGCATCCATTCGCTCGAACACGCTGGTCTGATGCAGGAAGTCTGTTACGTCTGAAGGCAGCTTGTCGAGCACCTCCTGGAACAAATAAGAAGAAACCTTCTCGTTGCTTCCGTCAAAGCCAGCGATGATTCGGTCAATATCCTGCTGAGCCTGAAGCGATATGGAAGCGAGCTGAAGCCCGGCAATCCAACCTTCCGTCTTCTCAAACAGCTTGCGGGTATGCCTTTGCTCCAAATAAATCCCTGCCGATCTGCAGAACTCTTGCGTCTCCTCTTGGGTAAAATGAAGCTGCTGCATGCCGATATCCGTCCGTTCTCCTCTCGCCAGCCATTTGGCCGCGTCAAAGGAAATTTCTCCCCGGCTTGCGATAATAATCCGGTGATGGAAAGGCAAGTATTCTATGAAATAAGACAAGCTGTTATGGATCTCCGCCTGCTCGATATGATGATAATCATCCAGCACGAGGGCTATTGGATCATGAGTTGCGGCAAGTTCGTTCAGAAGCGTATCAATGATCGCATTTACCGTTGAGCCCGACACAAGTGCTCCGACAGCGGAAAGCGAATCCGCTAAAGAAGATGGACCTGTTTCCATATAGGCATTTAATACATACCGCCAAAATCTCGCTATATCATTATCTCTTTCATCCAGAGACACCCATGAGGTTTGAATGCGGGCGGATTGTGCCCACTGCGCTATTAAAGTGGACTTTCCGGAGCCCGCCGGAGCGCACACCGTCACCATTCGCCCTTGCATCCCTTGCTCCAGCGAATCAAGCAGCCGCTCCCGGATAATCAGATTTTTCTTAACAACAGGAAGCCGTATTTTTGTTTTTAATAGGATGGGTTCAGAAAATAACATACGATCTCCTTCTAAGTCCGACATAACATCTTTATTATACTGAAATTTCGACATTTTTTGCTCAAAAATAGTTAGAGAGACTGGACGGATTAAACAGAAAAAACCATTGCCTTAATCGGCAATGGTTTTTCGCTCCACTTTTAATTTTGATAGTATTCGATCATCCGCAGCAGCAGCACTGCTGCCTCTGCTCGTGTAGCCCGACCTGACGGCACGAACTTGCCGTCTCCTCTACCTTGCAAAATACCTGCTTGCTGCAAGGCGGCTACATAGCCGGCAGACCAAGCCGGAATATCCGAGGCGTCGGAGAACAAATCCTTCACCTTTTCCGGTTCCAGCGGCTTAATCCCCGCCGCTTTGGCCAGCATGGTCACAAGCTCTGCCCGGGTAACCTGATCGTTTGGCCGGAACGAGCCGTCCGCATAACCATTCACGATTCCGAACTCTTTTGCTCTGGCTATAGCTTCGGCTGCCCAAGCCGGAATACCGCTTTTATCCGAAAAGTCTAGTTCCGGCGCTGCAGACCCCGATTGATCAATTACCGCGTTCATAAGCATGGTGACGAATTCC
This region of Paenibacillus sp. JDR-2 genomic DNA includes:
- a CDS encoding helix-turn-helix transcriptional regulator, translating into MNAGQLTSTGTFGFRFTMPEHLALCNLFAIGQDVIRDQHYRWDGLTRNDGPLLLFQYTFDGEGIYERGTETLRIQAGQAFMTEIPGDHRYYFPPDGSHWSFIFVLIRPSLILPNWEEVKKQLGDTPFLPAGSRPIRLLQSMYEEAHAGRVKEPYTASSYVYQFISELCRFALAPQEDAKEWPLKVKEAVSYIDAHYENMISLDQLADQLSLSKYHLLRLFTRTVGMSPNDYLNQVRIKEAIRLLKESDWSVERIAEQVGYSGGSYFIKWFRKITGETPGSFRHGEGQLVYNRIYFD
- a CDS encoding LuxR C-terminal-related transcriptional regulator, which gives rise to MLFSEPILLKTKIRLPVVKKNLIIRERLLDSLEQGMQGRMVTVCAPAGSGKSTLIAQWAQSARIQTSWVSLDERDNDIARFWRYVLNAYMETGPSSLADSLSAVGALVSGSTVNAIIDTLLNELAATHDPIALVLDDYHHIEQAEIHNSLSYFIEYLPFHHRIIIASRGEISFDAAKWLARGERTDIGMQQLHFTQEETQEFCRSAGIYLEQRHTRKLFEKTEGWIAGLQLASISLQAQQDIDRIIAGFDGSNEKVSSYLFQEVLDKLPSDVTDFLHQTSVFERMDAEVCNQAFYRSDSREMLEQLRTLNLFVIPLDNHNGWFRYHSLFAEFLKNRLRSRSSGQWLQYHHAASQAFAARGMLDKAIDHAIAGENYKEAAERLEEYIPDALKQGELASLLERIQAVSEHIPIPASLLIYQAFAYMLTGQMHFSAETVEKLEKRYEQPETAAELEPLQGGMLFLQSNLLFYTGRYEQWDSFVGYRLQGVLPEDPIFYNFNYNMIEPLVRRTAFGLKGILSADTERIGQRFVSVLEQHGWGQSLINLYVVQALSEGYYEWNRQSDSLQLVRKLEQSDRARQTAGLFVPNRITLSRIHAANGQFQKAHEAIDEAIQMADQKGEYHWLYPLRASRAHLYAKEDKLAEAKSEISKLRMSDRIQPASNRWIEYTVYARILTAQGKTTEALKQLEFIKSSLEQDHCLLVRTEISIVQSLAEYQRGNRGEAMHILHEALVIGETNGYIRSFVDEGIPMKRLLQMYTEQRLREADQDAWQRVSLDYVKGLLEYIPELENPSQPQPALIEPLTEQETFILRLLGQGAPNKQIAAKLALKEGTVKVYLSRIYAKLGVSSRTQALAAARQLDGLAE